A single genomic interval of Oryzomonas sagensis harbors:
- a CDS encoding vitamin B12-dependent ribonucleotide reductase, translated as MKKESSHDTIPDLSKNAATVLEKRYLRRDTEGKVLETPAHMFRRVAETIAAPNKKFDKKADLKGLADTFYRMMTNFEFLPNSPTLMNAGRQLGQLSACFVLPVGDSMEEIFDAVKFTALIHKSGGGTGFSFSRLRPANDVVSSTTGISSGPLSFMRVFDIATETIKQGGTRRGANMGILRVDHPNIMDFIMCKADQKQLNNFNISVGLTEKFMQAVERDEEYDLINPRDRKVFGRQNARKVFHRIVVQAWENGEPGIIFLDRLNRDNPTPHIGEIESTNPCGEQPLLPYESCNLGSINLGKFVKDGTVDWKKLKTVVHDAVNFLDNVIEANNYPLQQIHDMTHGNRKIGLGVMGWADMLILLGVPYNSEEAVKLGKKVMKFINDEGHLASQELGKQRGSFPNFQGSIFDTKGAPPMRNATVTTIAPTGTISIISNASSGVEPLFAVSYIRTVMDKNVLVEVNPIFEQIARERGFYSEALMKKIAEHGTVHDIPEVPEDVRRVFVTAHDITPEDHIQMQAAFQLYTDNAVSKTVNFPNSATMDDVEKAYMLAYETGCKGVTIYRDGSRDEQVLSTGKKEEQQAAVAATPVEAEKKSIKRDRPKALKGWTYQMQTGCGPLYVTVNEDNNGLFELFTTMGKAGGCAASQSEAIGRMVSLAWRSGVQARQVIKQLLGISCHCPSGFGDNRILSCADAVAKAIQAHMVANGYDIDAETATQERGACPDCGGIIEHEGGCCVCRVCGYSECA; from the coding sequence ATGAAAAAGGAATCCTCGCACGACACGATCCCCGACCTTTCGAAAAATGCCGCAACCGTCCTTGAAAAGCGCTATTTGAGGCGCGATACCGAGGGCAAGGTGCTGGAGACGCCGGCGCACATGTTCCGCCGCGTCGCCGAGACCATTGCGGCCCCCAATAAAAAATTCGACAAGAAGGCCGACCTCAAAGGCTTGGCCGACACGTTTTACCGCATGATGACCAACTTCGAATTTCTTCCCAACTCCCCGACCCTGATGAATGCCGGCCGCCAACTGGGGCAGCTCTCGGCCTGTTTCGTCCTGCCGGTGGGCGATTCCATGGAAGAGATCTTCGACGCCGTCAAATTCACCGCCCTGATCCATAAATCCGGCGGCGGCACCGGTTTTTCCTTCTCGCGCCTGCGCCCGGCCAATGACGTGGTCAGTTCGACCACCGGCATCTCCAGCGGCCCGCTCTCCTTCATGCGGGTATTCGACATCGCCACCGAAACCATCAAGCAGGGCGGCACCCGGCGCGGCGCCAACATGGGCATCCTGCGGGTCGACCATCCCAACATCATGGATTTCATCATGTGCAAGGCCGACCAGAAGCAACTCAACAACTTCAACATCTCGGTCGGCTTGACCGAGAAATTCATGCAGGCCGTGGAGCGGGACGAAGAGTACGACCTGATCAACCCCCGCGACAGGAAGGTCTTTGGCCGCCAAAACGCCCGCAAGGTCTTTCACCGCATCGTGGTGCAGGCCTGGGAAAACGGCGAACCGGGCATCATCTTCCTGGACCGGCTCAACCGTGACAACCCGACTCCCCATATCGGCGAGATCGAATCCACCAATCCCTGCGGCGAACAGCCCCTGCTCCCCTACGAATCCTGTAACCTGGGCTCCATCAACCTGGGGAAATTCGTCAAGGACGGCACCGTTGACTGGAAGAAGCTGAAAACCGTTGTACACGATGCGGTAAACTTCCTGGACAACGTCATCGAGGCCAACAACTACCCCCTGCAACAGATCCATGACATGACCCACGGCAACCGCAAGATCGGCCTGGGGGTCATGGGGTGGGCCGACATGCTGATCCTGCTGGGAGTGCCCTACAACTCCGAAGAGGCGGTCAAACTGGGCAAGAAGGTAATGAAGTTCATCAACGACGAGGGGCATCTGGCCTCCCAGGAGTTGGGCAAGCAACGCGGCTCCTTCCCCAACTTCCAGGGTTCGATCTTCGATACAAAGGGCGCGCCGCCCATGCGCAACGCAACGGTTACCACCATTGCGCCCACCGGCACCATCTCGATCATCTCCAACGCCTCCTCAGGCGTGGAGCCGCTCTTTGCCGTTTCCTACATCCGCACCGTCATGGACAAGAACGTGCTGGTGGAGGTCAACCCGATCTTCGAACAAATCGCCAGGGAGCGGGGGTTCTATTCCGAAGCGCTGATGAAGAAAATTGCCGAACACGGCACCGTCCACGACATCCCCGAGGTGCCGGAAGACGTGCGCAGGGTCTTCGTCACCGCCCACGACATCACCCCCGAAGACCATATCCAGATGCAGGCAGCCTTTCAGCTCTACACCGACAACGCCGTCTCCAAGACGGTTAACTTCCCCAATTCTGCCACCATGGACGATGTGGAAAAGGCCTACATGCTGGCCTACGAAACCGGCTGCAAGGGCGTCACCATCTATCGTGACGGTTCCCGCGACGAGCAGGTGCTTTCCACCGGCAAAAAAGAGGAACAACAGGCTGCCGTGGCCGCCACGCCGGTGGAAGCCGAGAAAAAGAGCATCAAGCGCGACCGTCCCAAGGCGCTCAAGGGGTGGACTTACCAGATGCAGACCGGCTGCGGGCCGCTCTACGTGACCGTCAACGAGGACAACAACGGCTTGTTCGAGCTCTTCACCACCATGGGCAAGGCGGGCGGTTGCGCCGCGTCCCAAAGCGAGGCCATCGGCCGCATGGTTTCCCTGGCATGGCGCAGCGGCGTCCAGGCCCGCCAGGTCATCAAACAACTCCTGGGGATCTCCTGCCACTGTCCCTCGGGCTTTGGCGACAACCGCATCCTCTCCTGCGCCGACGCCGTGGCCAAGGCCATCCAGGCTCACATGGTGGCCAACGGCTACGACATCGACGCCGAAACCGCCACCCAGGAACGGGGCGCCTGCCCCGATTGCGGCGGTATCATCGAGCACGAGGGGGGCTGCTGCGTCTGCCGCGTGTGCGGATACTCGGAGTGTGCGTAA
- a CDS encoding zinc dependent phospholipase C family protein: MPKELTHWLLAERSLAGLEDTSRLSVLIRENRALYLAGAVLPDTLLHLIGGPHGPTARGLAHRFHDAEGNSYAPLIRAEESCGAKGFPAGLFACLLGVLSHMQADIVFHPFVYARGGTRDIGRHYRVETALDCHFSRQGTHLPARRLAALMTPAVRVELVTASALLFDPEGQLPHQALERALTLHCRIQAMYGSTFWKLVARLLACLPLPLFKQARHLFYPLIRSGNDPVQLLGNWRHPVTGEEKAETPDDLAQEVVRRTVALFERIDAEGGLKGVLGASPGENLLTGRYGVGRQEMERPQP; the protein is encoded by the coding sequence ATGCCCAAGGAACTGACCCACTGGCTGCTGGCCGAACGATCACTGGCCGGATTGGAAGACACGAGCCGCCTCTCCGTCCTTATACGCGAAAACCGCGCGCTCTATCTGGCCGGCGCGGTTCTGCCCGACACCCTGCTGCACCTCATAGGCGGCCCCCATGGCCCGACCGCACGGGGACTGGCCCATCGCTTCCACGATGCAGAAGGCAACAGCTATGCGCCGCTCATCCGGGCCGAGGAAAGCTGTGGGGCGAAAGGTTTTCCGGCCGGGCTGTTCGCCTGCCTGCTGGGGGTGCTCTCCCACATGCAGGCCGACATCGTCTTCCACCCCTTCGTCTATGCCCGCGGCGGCACGCGGGACATCGGCCGCCACTACCGGGTGGAGACCGCCCTCGATTGCCATTTCTCCCGCCAGGGCACCCACCTCCCGGCACGACGGCTGGCTGCCCTCATGACCCCCGCCGTCCGGGTCGAATTGGTCACGGCAAGCGCCCTCCTCTTCGATCCCGAGGGGCAACTGCCGCATCAGGCGCTGGAACGAGCCCTGACACTCCACTGCCGCATCCAGGCCATGTACGGCAGCACCTTCTGGAAACTGGTCGCCCGCCTGCTGGCCTGCCTGCCGCTCCCCCTGTTCAAGCAGGCGCGGCACCTGTTCTATCCCCTGATCCGGTCCGGGAACGACCCTGTCCAATTGCTTGGCAACTGGCGTCACCCGGTGACGGGCGAAGAGAAGGCCGAAACGCCCGACGATCTGGCACAGGAGGTTGTACGACGCACCGTGGCCCTGTTCGAGCGGATTGATGCTGAAGGTGGCCTGAAGGGAGTCCTTGGCGCTTCGCCGGGAGAGAACCTGTTGACCGGACGTTACGGGGTCGGCAGGCAGGAGATGGAAAGACCGCAGCCATAA
- a CDS encoding EamA family transporter: MSTPAFTLIVISAVMHALWNLLVKRSSHKTVFIWWMFIASSLLFSLCLPLVAEPFRWPGPKTVFMIAIGAVCYVLYHLFNGRAYRSGDLSVVYPLSQTSMIYVPIWGMILLRERLSFVGVGGILLVILGTFSVQMQRFSLMELVRPFRNLHSQSVQAALTAGFIYSIGSIAEKTGVKNYSPLYFTYFLVLSMLAMMSINLARPKYRSHIGQELREHWILVLWSGPIIMASFLTFRYGLNLSPVSYAVPVRQVSILMGVLIGILFLGESFGRIRMVSALLILAGAALIRLG, translated from the coding sequence ATGAGCACACCAGCCTTTACCCTGATCGTCATCTCGGCGGTCATGCACGCCCTCTGGAACCTGCTGGTGAAGCGGAGCAGCCACAAGACCGTCTTCATCTGGTGGATGTTCATCGCCTCCAGCCTGCTCTTCAGCCTGTGTCTGCCGCTGGTCGCCGAACCGTTCCGTTGGCCCGGCCCCAAAACCGTGTTCATGATCGCCATCGGCGCGGTCTGCTACGTCCTCTACCACCTCTTCAACGGCCGCGCCTACCGGAGTGGCGACCTGTCGGTCGTCTATCCCCTGTCCCAGACCTCCATGATCTACGTCCCCATCTGGGGCATGATCCTGCTGAGAGAACGCCTATCCTTCGTGGGCGTCGGCGGGATTCTGCTGGTGATCCTCGGGACCTTCTCGGTACAGATGCAACGCTTTTCCCTGATGGAGTTGGTGCGCCCTTTTCGCAACCTGCACAGCCAGTCGGTCCAGGCGGCACTGACCGCCGGATTCATCTACTCCATCGGCTCCATAGCCGAAAAGACCGGCGTCAAGAACTACTCGCCGCTCTATTTCACCTATTTTCTGGTTCTCTCCATGCTGGCCATGATGTCCATCAATCTGGCCCGCCCCAAGTATCGATCCCACATCGGGCAGGAATTGCGCGAGCACTGGATACTGGTGCTCTGGAGCGGGCCGATCATCATGGCCTCGTTTCTCACCTTCCGTTACGGCCTCAATCTGTCGCCGGTCAGCTATGCCGTACCGGTCCGCCAAGTCAGTATTTTGATGGGGGTGCTGATCGGCATCCTTTTCCTCGGCGAGTCGTTCGGCAGAATCCGGATGGTTTCAGCCCTGCTCATCCTGGCCGGGGCGGCCTTGATCAGGCTCGGATAA
- a CDS encoding HD domain-containing protein, with amino-acid sequence MNTTIAFLKELFPPSCHGRILLVGGCVRDHLLGRASSDIDLAVSLDAPQLAACGFRKLEPRSIAPIWFRHDQTFGSIEITQLPDLDTALAEDLVRRDFTVNAMAMSLDGELIDPLGGRRDLEERRLTPCSPLTFSGDPLRIFRAFRFEADGWRMTPESEALVREQGWHRPLSLVPVERFSREMVKALEGVEPERFFNRMLQFDVGRGYLPELFAMPAIPAGPLQHHPEGDLYTHSIQVLQRVARDSDNPLARFCAFFHDIGKLATDPALYPRHHGHDDAGFDLARGLGERLRLSSDYRAALAWTSRLHGLLNKWGELRDSTVLKTAQQAVKARIGEILPLVSAADKPGGPFAWQEWERAVRIATMTTDTMGIDDARLKEMAPGKRPGFILQRRVEILRDERAGKPADHRPVH; translated from the coding sequence ATGAACACGACCATCGCCTTTTTGAAAGAGCTGTTCCCACCCTCCTGCCACGGGCGCATCCTCCTGGTGGGCGGCTGCGTGAGGGATCACCTCCTGGGGCGTGCGAGTTCCGACATCGACCTGGCGGTCAGCCTGGATGCGCCCCAACTGGCCGCCTGCGGCTTCCGAAAACTGGAGCCCAGGAGCATAGCCCCCATCTGGTTCCGGCATGACCAGACCTTCGGTTCCATCGAGATCACGCAATTGCCCGACCTGGACACGGCACTGGCCGAAGACCTCGTCCGCCGCGATTTCACCGTCAACGCCATGGCCATGTCCCTTGACGGCGAACTCATCGACCCGCTGGGCGGCAGGCGCGACTTGGAAGAGCGGCGGCTGACGCCCTGTTCCCCCCTCACGTTCAGCGGCGATCCGCTGCGCATCTTCCGCGCTTTCAGGTTCGAGGCCGACGGCTGGAGGATGACGCCCGAAAGCGAGGCCCTCGTCCGGGAGCAAGGGTGGCACCGACCGTTGAGCCTTGTACCCGTGGAGCGTTTTTCCCGCGAGATGGTGAAAGCCCTAGAGGGTGTGGAGCCGGAACGTTTTTTTAACCGCATGCTCCAGTTTGACGTGGGTCGGGGCTATCTGCCGGAACTCTTTGCCATGCCTGCCATCCCGGCCGGGCCGTTGCAGCACCACCCCGAAGGGGACCTGTACACCCATAGCATCCAGGTGCTGCAACGGGTGGCACGTGACAGCGACAACCCACTGGCCCGATTCTGCGCTTTTTTTCACGACATCGGCAAACTTGCCACCGATCCGGCGCTCTATCCCAGGCACCACGGCCACGACGACGCCGGTTTTGACCTGGCCCGCGGCCTGGGCGAACGCCTGCGCCTCTCCTCCGATTACCGGGCGGCCCTGGCCTGGACCAGCAGGCTGCACGGCCTGCTCAACAAATGGGGTGAACTGCGGGACTCCACCGTGCTGAAAACGGCGCAGCAAGCCGTGAAGGCCCGGATTGGCGAGATACTGCCCTTGGTGTCTGCGGCGGATAAACCGGGTGGGCCGTTTGCATGGCAGGAGTGGGAGCGGGCTGTCCGGATTGCGACAATGACCACCGATACCATGGGGATCGATGACGCCCGTTTGAAGGAAATGGCGCCGGGAAAACGGCCCGGTTTCATCCTGCAGAGAAGGGTTGAAATACTGCGGGACGAGCGCGCAGGAAAACCGGCTGACCACCGTCCGGTTCACTAG
- a CDS encoding ABC transporter permease, producing MFKGAFAIWRRDMLVLRRSILSELVAVVAYPLTIYLAFGIGMKGYIGLVDGVPYSMFIAPGLITMTAVNAAYSESTWSLWFHRKVQFTIESYRVTPISVSEIVIAKILSGFSHGLVKGLAVGLVIFAITPFRFSPVHLLAYLAFLIPGSALFSCAGVICGTVMDKPETIGKVEAVFIMPLIFMSGLFFPLSSYPANVISWIRVLPTTALFEGARQTLVSGGFPLVSALQVAITALLTFGAAVWIFRLKMSE from the coding sequence GTGTTCAAGGGGGCCTTTGCCATCTGGCGCCGCGACATGCTGGTCCTGCGCCGCAGCATATTATCCGAACTGGTGGCGGTGGTGGCCTATCCGCTGACCATCTACCTGGCGTTCGGCATCGGCATGAAAGGGTACATCGGCCTGGTGGACGGCGTGCCCTACAGCATGTTCATCGCGCCGGGGCTGATCACCATGACCGCGGTCAATGCGGCCTACAGCGAGAGCACCTGGAGCCTCTGGTTCCACCGCAAGGTGCAGTTTACCATCGAATCCTACCGGGTCACCCCCATCTCGGTCTCGGAGATCGTGATCGCCAAGATCCTGTCCGGCTTCTCCCACGGTCTGGTGAAGGGGCTGGCCGTAGGCCTGGTGATCTTCGCCATCACCCCGTTCCGCTTCTCGCCGGTTCACCTCCTGGCGTATCTGGCCTTTCTGATCCCCGGTTCGGCCCTGTTCTCCTGCGCCGGTGTGATCTGCGGCACGGTCATGGACAAGCCCGAGACCATCGGCAAGGTCGAGGCGGTTTTCATCATGCCGCTGATCTTCATGTCCGGCCTCTTCTTCCCGCTCTCCTCCTATCCGGCCAACGTCATTTCCTGGATCAGGGTGCTGCCCACCACGGCCCTGTTCGAGGGAGCACGCCAGACCTTGGTCAGCGGCGGTTTTCCCCTGGTCTCTGCGCTCCAGGTCGCGATTACGGCCTTGCTTACCTTTGGGGCGGCGGTGTGGATCTTCCGGCTGAAGATGTCGGAGTAA
- a CDS encoding ABC transporter ATP-binding protein: MPAAITTHSLTKRYGDLTALDNFDLEVAQGSIFGLLGPNGAGKTTLIRVLTTLMRQTSGEAFIEGLDTRTSGREIRRLIGVVSQENSLDRYLTARENLELHARLHGMEHRHYRKRIDELLELMGLAARQNDFPDTYSGGMQRRLVVTRALLHEPRVLFLDEPTTGLDPQSRRAVWDYIKSIAGSMTIFLTTHYLEEAEQLCNRIAIADHGRLIALGSTQELKDRLTGGTFYLIEFGEDAERYGAILRAMACVREIEVDGRTVCVGLNSWECLSEVVTALNGAPVRRIALRERTLEDVFISLTGEKVRE; this comes from the coding sequence ATGCCCGCAGCCATAACCACCCATAGCCTCACCAAGCGTTACGGCGATTTGACCGCCCTGGACAACTTCGACCTGGAGGTGGCCCAAGGGTCGATCTTTGGCCTGCTGGGGCCGAACGGCGCCGGCAAGACCACCCTGATCCGCGTCCTGACGACCTTGATGCGCCAAACCTCGGGCGAGGCTTTTATCGAGGGGCTGGATACCCGCACGAGCGGTCGCGAGATTCGCCGGTTGATCGGGGTGGTGTCCCAGGAAAACAGCCTGGACCGCTATCTGACGGCACGGGAAAACCTGGAACTGCACGCCCGGCTGCACGGGATGGAGCATAGGCACTACCGGAAACGGATCGACGAATTGCTGGAACTGATGGGACTGGCGGCCCGGCAGAATGATTTTCCCGACACCTATTCGGGCGGCATGCAGCGCCGGCTGGTGGTGACCCGGGCGCTCTTGCACGAGCCGCGGGTGCTGTTCCTGGACGAACCGACCACCGGGCTCGATCCCCAGTCGCGGCGGGCGGTGTGGGACTATATCAAATCCATAGCCGGCAGCATGACGATCTTCCTGACCACCCATTATCTGGAAGAGGCGGAGCAACTCTGCAACCGGATCGCCATTGCGGACCACGGCAGGCTGATCGCCCTGGGCAGCACCCAGGAGTTGAAGGACCGCCTGACCGGGGGAACGTTCTACCTGATAGAATTTGGGGAGGATGCCGAACGGTATGGGGCGATTCTCAGGGCAATGGCCTGCGTGCGGGAGATTGAGGTGGACGGGCGGACGGTCTGCGTGGGACTCAACAGTTGGGAATGCCTTTCGGAGGTGGTTACCGCCTTGAACGGCGCTCCGGTGCGGCGTATCGCCCTGCGGGAGCGGACCTTGGAAGATGTCTTTATCAGCCTGACCGGCGAGAAGGTGAGGGAGTAG
- a CDS encoding RBBP9/YdeN family alpha/beta hydrolase: MLTQQQSRGFLIVHGWHGSGQNHWQTWLANRLAAAGEYVRYPVLPDFDAPRLDEWLATLRLELSLLADQEERVVVCHSLGVLLWLHHAVAPASVSVDRLLLVAPPGPALCVPEVASFFPPPLDGTALKRSAAEIRLVCTDNDPCCPERAALFYGRPLDIETDIIAPEAQHINEAAGYGPWPGVEQWCLTNTFPM; encoded by the coding sequence ATGCTCACACAACAACAATCGAGAGGTTTTCTGATCGTCCACGGCTGGCACGGTTCCGGCCAAAATCACTGGCAGACCTGGCTGGCAAACCGCCTGGCGGCGGCCGGAGAATACGTCCGCTACCCGGTGCTGCCCGATTTCGACGCCCCCCGGCTGGATGAATGGCTGGCAACGCTTCGCCTGGAGCTGTCTCTGCTTGCAGACCAAGAGGAGCGGGTGGTGGTCTGCCATTCCCTCGGGGTGCTCTTGTGGCTGCACCATGCCGTGGCCCCCGCTTCGGTATCGGTGGACCGGTTGCTCCTGGTTGCCCCTCCCGGCCCGGCGCTGTGTGTGCCGGAGGTGGCGAGCTTCTTCCCGCCGCCGTTGGATGGGACTGCTCTCAAACGGTCGGCCGCGGAGATACGCCTGGTATGCACGGACAACGATCCCTGCTGCCCGGAGCGGGCCGCCCTGTTTTACGGTCGCCCCCTGGATATCGAGACGGACATCATTGCCCCCGAGGCGCAGCATATCAACGAGGCTGCGGGCTACGGCCCCTGGCCCGGGGTTGAGCAGTGGTGCCTCACCAACACGTTCCCTATGTAA